The following proteins come from a genomic window of Eleginops maclovinus isolate JMC-PN-2008 ecotype Puerto Natales chromosome 8, JC_Emac_rtc_rv5, whole genome shotgun sequence:
- the stard7 gene encoding stAR-related lipid transfer protein 7, mitochondrial, protein MFHSMPRRPICEIGVTTLKLQSGRTFRRTVEEGRGKIESLPWLGRRMGLLLSWLQRAGVGASEAAGSGQKRKGLLSIFADHCGFVTGQRLRRACQVGELYSNLYSERTRWTLVGNIWRRFQSKNAPTGKLVAALAGIFMWENEKIQDEEIHRCGLELQALEAVKCLNTASETASRLEPGWEVVLDSKGFKVWKRPIPDSHLYEYRVLGSYNDVTPRQFFNVQLDTEYRKKWDALVIKLEVVDRDVSTGSEVVHWATHFPYPMYSRDYVYVRRYDVDVENNLMVLVSRAVQHPRVPETQDYVRVHSYESKMVIRPHKSFDENGFDYLLTYSDDPQTAFPRYCVNWMVSSGMPAFLEKLHSATLRAKNLEVGIYDYASVVKSSDANRQSSQERLGGEKSHTGGSGQLYA, encoded by the exons ATGTTTCACTCTATGCCTCGCCGTCCGATCTGTGAGATCGGTGTAACTACATTAAAGCTTCAAAGCGGCCGGACATTCAGGCGGACAGTCGAAGAGGGCAGAGGAAAGATTGAGAGTCTCCCATGGCTGGGTAGGCGCATGGGCCTGCTGCTGTCCTGGCTGCAGAGGGCAGGTGTTGGTGCCAGTGAGGCTGCTGGATCCGGACAGAAGAGGAAGGGCCTGCTCTCCATATTTGCCGATCACTGCGGCTTTGTAACCGGACAGAGGCTCCGCCGTGCTTGCCAAGTCGGAGAGCTTTATTCTAACCTGTACTCCGAGCGCACCAGGTGGACCCTGGTTGGTAACATATGGCGCAGATTTCAGAGCAAAAATGCCCCCACAGGGAAGCTGGTCGCGGCTCTTGCTGGTATATTCATGTGGGAGAATGAGAAGATTCAAGATGAGGAAATTCACAG GTGTGGACTTGAGCTACAAGCATTGGAGGCTGTAAAATGTCTGAACACAGCTTCAGAGACAGCTTCCAGACTGGAACCTGGCTGGGAAGTTGTGTTGGATAGCAAAGGCTTCAAAGTATGGAAGCGACCCATACCTGACAGTCACCTCTACGAATACAGAG TGTTGGGCTCCTACAACGATGTCACCCCAAGGCAGTTCTTCAATGTACAG TTGGATACAGAGTACAGGAAGAAGTGGGATGCACTGGTTATCAAGCTTGAAGTGGTGGACAGAGATGTCTCTACAGGCTCTGAAGTTGTGCACTGGGCTACACACTTTCCT TATCCCATGTACTCAAGGGACTATGTGTATGTGCGCCGCTACGATGTGGACGTGGAAAACAACCTGATGGTTCTGGTGTCCAG AGCCGTCCAGCATCCTAGAGTCCCTGAGACTCAGGATTATGTAAGGGTCCATTCATATGAGTCAAAGATGGTCATCCGCCCTCACAAGTCCTTTGATGAG AATGGATTTGATTATCTGCTGACCTACAGTGACGATCCCCAGACCGCCTTTCCCCGTTACTGCGTGAACTGGATGGTGTCAAGTG GTATGCCTGCTTTTCTAGAGAAGCTGCATAGTGCCACCTTGAGGGCCAAGAACTTGGAAGTGGGGATCTATGACTACGCCAGTGTCGTCAAATCCAGTGACGCCAACCGCCAATCGAGCCAGGAGCGCCTCGGAGGCGAAAAGTCTCACACTGGTGGTTCTGGACAGCTCTACGCTTGA